A region from the Oceanidesulfovibrio marinus genome encodes:
- a CDS encoding glycosyltransferase, which yields MKQCPICQSISPLRTPQSVSDYICPACGANSRQRIARTVQATLGVLLDFGHVDALIIDPNHVIDIQIIKKVWRACCWDTDNKRELFVHMSQWQRFMDGQRVGRVRYDPDNSPPHKLVCVYKMLSRLRDDRYALKQVKGVMTGDSIVLINELDDLKLAHTIDLDPDDEKSFGRFRRYGRDLPARIAEALDVRFVARIEGRDEGFTFVQENYYVAGNDHQLLGLPLLYPHSLCELYDFSLPDRDESGLPEPITREKRLVFFPDYSAANPYQTLLYGNILLAGPGDIDKALQLQQRKNSDIATIFHLHWTAPIFEHAGNDSQMVQRLMDEFIEKVEAFIQAGGDLVWTIHNVITHESLHKELEEQFSARLAELATRVILHTTDSQEILARYFHLPAQKVTIAPHGNYIHSYPVDCSPLEARKSLKIPEDATVFLFFGQVRRYKGVRHLIRAFKTISQSNPNIWLIIVGRVLPDDFRREITALCTEAPRIITELEFIHDQDVQRYFLASDFAVLPFRQILNSGSALLSLSFARPVIAPRLGVLRSLLQGMEELTYDPEDREEALVKRMLAAAAFDKKQVRTFMEKAYELVLDMPWSASTQIINGLIKELFFKGNERVDPSGRPTYQSPASSYRPPARVAIVVCHYGNLEDTMSCLRSLDADKSEPFHGYLVSNDDDLTAYQYVRRVATHWTCIQSPGNIGFAAGCNLALRDIKDAGYDYIWLVNPDTIAPSNHLTRLVQNADALPESDIFGTTIVMDDDPDFVWYGGACISFEHGLQAKHLHYGESPGALPEGPYSVDYVTGASLFFRSHLLDDIGLLPERYFLYFEETDWCMQARAHGKNLVMLPELILRHKRRSVQKGVPTFHYLYYYTRNLLLMCRIWNPDKLDRCVQHHRKTLAASWLKKYEQLGPQDIERAKNVIELGFRDGLAGVQGYCDLNRFLDQMRLKRLLPDAS from the coding sequence ATGAAACAATGCCCAATCTGTCAGTCCATTAGTCCACTGAGGACGCCACAATCCGTTAGTGATTATATCTGCCCGGCATGTGGCGCCAATTCTCGTCAACGCATCGCTCGCACCGTCCAGGCCACTTTGGGCGTGTTATTAGATTTTGGCCATGTCGATGCTCTCATAATCGACCCAAATCATGTAATCGATATACAAATAATCAAAAAAGTGTGGAGAGCATGCTGCTGGGATACCGACAACAAACGTGAGCTGTTCGTTCACATGTCGCAATGGCAGCGCTTCATGGACGGGCAAAGAGTAGGGCGCGTACGTTACGATCCAGACAACTCGCCTCCCCATAAGCTTGTGTGCGTCTATAAGATGCTCAGCCGACTTCGCGATGATCGGTATGCTTTAAAGCAGGTCAAAGGAGTCATGACAGGGGACTCCATTGTCCTGATCAACGAACTCGACGACCTCAAGCTTGCACATACTATTGATCTTGACCCCGATGACGAAAAATCCTTTGGCCGTTTTCGTCGCTACGGCCGCGACCTGCCAGCTCGAATCGCTGAAGCGCTGGATGTACGTTTCGTCGCCAGGATTGAGGGCCGGGACGAAGGCTTCACGTTCGTGCAGGAGAACTACTACGTGGCAGGCAATGACCATCAACTGCTTGGCCTGCCGCTTCTCTACCCGCATTCGCTTTGCGAGCTCTACGACTTCTCCCTTCCGGACCGTGACGAATCCGGCCTGCCTGAGCCAATTACGCGCGAGAAACGTCTTGTTTTTTTCCCTGATTACAGCGCGGCTAATCCATACCAGACTCTACTGTACGGCAACATTCTCCTGGCCGGCCCCGGTGATATCGACAAGGCCCTGCAGCTTCAACAGCGTAAAAACTCCGACATTGCGACCATCTTCCATCTGCATTGGACCGCTCCCATATTTGAACACGCAGGCAACGATTCTCAGATGGTGCAGCGCCTCATGGACGAGTTCATCGAGAAGGTGGAGGCATTTATTCAGGCCGGCGGAGATCTGGTCTGGACCATCCACAACGTCATCACACACGAAAGCCTGCACAAGGAACTCGAGGAACAATTCTCGGCCCGGCTCGCCGAGCTAGCCACCAGGGTCATTCTGCACACAACAGACTCCCAGGAGATTCTGGCGCGCTATTTTCACCTTCCGGCGCAAAAGGTCACAATTGCCCCCCACGGCAACTATATTCACAGCTACCCCGTGGATTGTTCTCCCCTGGAGGCCCGAAAAAGTCTGAAGATCCCCGAAGATGCGACGGTCTTCCTTTTTTTCGGGCAGGTACGCCGATATAAAGGCGTTCGCCATCTCATACGCGCTTTCAAAACGATATCGCAAAGCAATCCCAACATCTGGCTCATTATCGTCGGACGAGTGCTCCCGGACGACTTCCGGCGTGAAATCACCGCACTCTGCACCGAGGCTCCCCGCATTATCACCGAACTTGAATTCATCCACGATCAGGACGTGCAACGCTACTTTCTGGCCAGCGACTTCGCTGTTCTACCATTCAGACAGATTCTCAATTCCGGCTCTGCGCTGCTATCGCTTTCCTTTGCCAGGCCCGTCATTGCCCCTCGTTTAGGCGTGCTGCGCAGCCTACTCCAGGGAATGGAAGAACTCACCTACGATCCCGAGGACCGCGAAGAGGCCTTGGTCAAACGCATGCTTGCCGCGGCAGCTTTTGACAAAAAACAAGTCCGCACATTCATGGAGAAAGCGTACGAGCTGGTGCTCGACATGCCGTGGAGCGCTTCCACCCAAATCATAAACGGCTTGATCAAGGAGCTGTTTTTCAAAGGAAACGAGCGCGTCGACCCGTCGGGTCGCCCCACTTACCAATCTCCGGCTTCCTCCTACAGGCCTCCGGCGCGCGTGGCGATTGTCGTCTGCCATTATGGCAACTTAGAAGACACCATGAGTTGCCTTCGCAGTCTCGACGCGGACAAGAGCGAACCTTTCCACGGGTACCTTGTCAGCAACGACGACGACCTCACGGCCTATCAGTACGTTCGGCGAGTCGCCACGCACTGGACTTGCATCCAGTCTCCGGGGAATATCGGCTTCGCCGCCGGCTGTAACCTTGCCTTGCGCGACATCAAAGACGCCGGGTATGACTACATATGGCTGGTCAATCCAGACACCATCGCACCATCCAACCACTTGACACGGCTGGTCCAAAACGCCGACGCACTCCCCGAATCCGATATCTTCGGCACGACCATCGTCATGGATGACGATCCGGATTTTGTCTGGTACGGCGGCGCCTGTATCTCGTTTGAGCACGGCTTGCAGGCCAAGCACCTTCATTACGGTGAAAGCCCAGGGGCCTTGCCAGAGGGACCGTATTCCGTGGACTATGTCACAGGGGCCAGCCTCTTTTTCAGATCACACCTGTTGGATGACATTGGCTTACTGCCTGAGCGATATTTTCTGTACTTCGAGGAAACGGATTGGTGTATGCAGGCTCGCGCTCACGGCAAGAACCTCGTCATGCTCCCCGAACTGATTTTACGCCATAAGCGACGCTCCGTGCAGAAAGGCGTTCCAACTTTCCACTATCTGTACTATTATACCCGCAATCTGCTATTGATGTGTCGGATCTGGAACCCGGATAAGTTGGATCGTTGCGTTCAGCATCATCGAAAGACGCTTGCGGCTTCGTGGTTGAAAAAGTATGAGCAACTAGGGCCGCAGGATATCGAACGCGCCAAGAATGTTATCGAATTGGGCTTCAGGGATGGCCTTGCTGGTGTTCAAGGTTATTGCGATTTGAATCGTTTTCTCGACCAGATGCGGCTCAAACGCTTGCTACCCGATGCTTCGTGA
- a CDS encoding glycosyltransferase produces the protein MHLSIIIATFNCKEQLEETLGSLLEQDFNEYEVLIIDGGSTDGTLDTIKSIDGKLGNRVRWISEPDDGVYSAMNKGISKAHGRYLQFMNAGDKYTTSEVLSNVFALANDDPDIMFGDIYLTDEHFNTLHHVTYSEFSLKQLRCRGTATCNHQAFFIRREMAPMFSDIYKIKGELNWYIDIVQQHPGIYAKHIDAPLVLYALGGLGYKRFWSNLREWILLVQRRFGTSQNIQNIPRYWRFIKYRYPRLKKLPF, from the coding sequence ATGCATCTTTCCATAATTATCGCTACATTTAATTGCAAAGAACAGCTCGAGGAGACGTTAGGATCACTTCTTGAGCAGGACTTTAATGAGTATGAGGTCCTCATCATCGACGGGGGTTCTACCGATGGCACCCTCGACACGATAAAGAGCATTGATGGAAAGCTCGGCAACAGGGTCAGATGGATTAGTGAACCTGACGACGGTGTATACTCAGCCATGAATAAAGGAATCAGCAAAGCTCATGGCCGTTACCTTCAATTCATGAACGCGGGCGACAAGTACACCACTTCTGAAGTGCTGAGCAATGTCTTTGCCCTCGCGAACGATGATCCGGACATCATGTTTGGTGATATCTACCTCACCGACGAGCACTTCAATACTCTGCACCATGTTACATATTCAGAATTCTCTCTGAAACAACTGCGCTGCCGGGGCACTGCCACTTGTAACCATCAAGCATTCTTTATCAGACGCGAAATGGCGCCGATGTTTTCTGATATATACAAGATCAAGGGAGAGTTGAACTGGTACATCGACATCGTCCAGCAGCACCCAGGCATTTATGCCAAACACATAGACGCACCTCTGGTTCTGTACGCTCTCGGAGGCTTGGGCTATAAGCGATTCTGGAGCAATCTGCGTGAATGGATACTTCTGGTGCAGCGACGCTTTGGCACTTCCCAGAACATACAGAACATCCCGAGGTATTGGAGATTTATAAAATACCGCTACCCCCGACTAAAAAAACTTCCTTTCTAG
- a CDS encoding glycosyltransferase family 2 protein, with product MHISNTDYQRWLADKEKPDTTIGCPTPPLNILAHEAEVSHEPLQLLLNSIPDDDCLQWHVEYVVESCAGENTVPDHKRLGLTHAPGESIESSFNTFLETISGFVLFARSPLVFNGCMVTQIASHMASALAVQLFTVDSDTLEQGCRVRPRFIKPWDPDLLLAHDYIQGAALLDVDLVRQLGGLRPEYGRAAVYDLLLRASTMLCQKQTRHIPVMLFHRLADTPVDHGAENSAVSAFVRKGSENTEVAETSPGYRHIVWLPAEWPRISLIIPTRDQAALLGACLRSLLGRTDYPDFEILLVNNRSVEPATFRLFEMYSRHSNVRIIEHDAPFSFPHINNVAARQASGEILGLINNDVEVMEPGWLKEMAGHALRPEVGAVGAMLLYPDMRIQHAGVVLGMCGTARHADLFEPHDSPGYLGRLRCAQRMSAVTGGCMLTRRELYEKAGGLEEKLPVSYNDIDYCLRLREMGKLVIWTPHARLIHHESVSRGDDGSPEKRAQTMKSIAFFKSRWAKWIESDPEYNPNLALEPPGFRLPDAR from the coding sequence ATGCACATCAGCAATACAGATTATCAACGTTGGTTGGCAGACAAAGAAAAGCCAGATACGACTATCGGTTGCCCCACGCCGCCTTTGAATATCTTGGCCCACGAGGCCGAAGTATCCCACGAGCCCCTTCAACTCCTCCTCAACAGCATACCAGACGATGACTGCCTGCAGTGGCACGTCGAGTACGTCGTAGAAAGCTGTGCAGGCGAGAACACTGTTCCTGACCATAAACGCCTCGGGCTGACGCATGCCCCCGGGGAATCCATTGAATCGTCTTTCAACACCTTCCTCGAGACCATCAGCGGCTTCGTGCTATTCGCCCGTTCTCCTCTCGTCTTCAACGGTTGTATGGTCACCCAAATCGCATCCCACATGGCATCCGCCCTCGCTGTACAACTGTTCACCGTGGACAGTGACACCCTGGAACAGGGCTGCCGCGTTCGCCCCAGATTCATCAAGCCCTGGGACCCGGATTTGCTGCTAGCCCATGATTATATTCAAGGGGCTGCTCTTCTGGACGTAGACCTGGTGCGACAGTTGGGCGGGCTACGCCCCGAATACGGCCGAGCTGCTGTCTATGATTTGCTTTTGCGCGCCAGCACCATGCTGTGCCAAAAACAAACGCGGCACATACCAGTCATGCTGTTCCATCGACTTGCCGACACGCCTGTGGATCACGGTGCCGAAAATAGCGCCGTCTCTGCGTTTGTGCGCAAAGGCTCAGAGAACACAGAGGTCGCTGAGACCTCACCCGGTTATCGCCATATTGTTTGGCTACCTGCCGAATGGCCCAGGATCTCGCTGATTATCCCCACCCGCGACCAAGCGGCGCTGCTTGGGGCATGTCTACGCAGCCTGCTGGGGAGGACGGACTACCCTGATTTCGAAATTCTGCTGGTCAACAACCGTAGTGTCGAGCCGGCGACATTCAGGCTATTCGAGATGTACTCCCGTCACTCGAATGTTCGGATTATCGAGCATGACGCCCCCTTCAGCTTCCCGCACATCAACAATGTCGCCGCGCGCCAGGCCAGCGGTGAAATCCTGGGGTTGATCAACAACGATGTGGAGGTGATGGAACCGGGTTGGCTGAAGGAGATGGCGGGGCATGCGCTCCGACCCGAGGTCGGGGCCGTAGGCGCTATGCTCCTCTACCCCGACATGCGCATCCAACACGCTGGCGTGGTCCTCGGGATGTGCGGCACGGCGCGCCATGCCGATCTTTTTGAACCACACGACTCGCCCGGTTACCTGGGACGGCTTCGTTGCGCACAACGAATGAGCGCTGTCACCGGAGGGTGCATGCTCACACGGCGGGAACTCTACGAGAAAGCAGGCGGATTGGAAGAGAAACTGCCCGTGTCGTACAACGATATCGACTACTGTCTGCGCCTACGCGAGATGGGCAAACTGGTCATCTGGACACCGCATGCGCGTCTCATCCATCACGAATCCGTCAGCCGCGGCGACGATGGGTCTCCGGAAAAACGTGCGCAAACCATGAAGTCCATCGCCTTCTTCAAATCGCGTTGGGCAAAATGGATCGAATCCGACCCTGAGTACAACCCGAATCTTGCCCTGGAGCCTCCGGGGTTCAGGCTACCTGATGCCAGGTAA
- a CDS encoding radical SAM protein, with translation MPVESHHTFEPYESMRPFAGGSLDISLLHPENGGQLERREETDGVLYIQGWTMIPDRSGFTLPERVLVVHDQKIIGQIELTDLRPDRAEEFGFDPKVVCGFRVAVPLSIATGGLQMISIIAESSEGEYWMVGPRRSEWVQLEVTGRCNLKCPQCPNNSFSSAHNQELEPQDLKLIQPVLDMVTHGCLDGFGEIFMSRHAEHFLSAIHWSKNFLFHTNAQLLDKQRANLILDHSPPIRKIIISLDTLDTGKYRKLRAGGELDRALDNTRQLIALREERGQKSPRVGINLTYMKENAGELADFVRMAASLDGYFELNFLYDAAHLNDSVSADVEDWTFNYEEQKPKYFARQAVEEVESAMATAKELGVEFTVSGSMWRSMLTQEPDEYGYCGGRFPVEQCGAVDNTRMLLADGRVQYCVWQTSSMYNWRDSGIVEPKDHPRGKAVRDMIKHGIVPHECAGAGCSWVGLMPSTEGGKGEMEDASNGKAGGWSGSKV, from the coding sequence ATGCCTGTCGAAAGTCATCACACCTTTGAGCCATACGAATCCATGCGGCCTTTCGCCGGGGGCTCCTTGGACATTTCGCTCCTGCACCCTGAAAACGGCGGACAACTCGAACGTCGCGAAGAAACCGACGGAGTTCTATACATTCAGGGTTGGACCATGATCCCTGACCGCAGCGGGTTCACCTTGCCTGAACGAGTACTCGTCGTCCACGATCAAAAAATTATCGGACAGATTGAGTTGACGGATCTGCGTCCCGACAGGGCCGAAGAGTTCGGATTTGATCCAAAAGTTGTGTGCGGCTTCAGGGTAGCTGTACCCCTGTCAATCGCGACTGGTGGGCTCCAGATGATTTCCATTATTGCGGAGTCCAGCGAGGGCGAGTACTGGATGGTGGGGCCCCGCCGTAGCGAGTGGGTACAGCTTGAGGTAACCGGTCGCTGTAACCTCAAATGTCCCCAGTGCCCGAACAACTCTTTCAGTTCTGCGCACAACCAGGAGCTTGAGCCTCAGGACCTGAAGTTAATCCAGCCCGTGCTCGACATGGTGACCCATGGATGCCTCGACGGTTTTGGCGAGATCTTCATGTCCCGCCATGCGGAACACTTTCTCAGCGCTATCCACTGGTCCAAAAACTTTCTCTTTCACACTAACGCCCAGCTTTTGGATAAACAGCGCGCAAACCTGATTCTCGACCACTCCCCCCCGATTCGCAAAATCATCATTTCGCTGGATACGCTGGATACAGGCAAATACAGGAAGCTTCGCGCAGGGGGTGAGCTTGATCGAGCATTGGACAACACCCGACAGTTGATAGCACTGCGCGAAGAACGGGGTCAGAAATCCCCCCGTGTAGGCATCAACCTGACGTACATGAAGGAAAACGCAGGTGAGCTGGCAGACTTTGTTCGCATGGCTGCCAGCCTGGACGGCTATTTCGAGCTGAATTTCCTGTATGACGCCGCCCACCTGAATGACTCAGTCAGCGCAGACGTGGAGGACTGGACTTTCAACTACGAAGAGCAGAAGCCCAAGTACTTTGCTCGCCAGGCAGTTGAAGAAGTCGAGTCCGCCATGGCTACGGCCAAAGAACTGGGGGTGGAGTTCACTGTAAGCGGCTCCATGTGGAGATCCATGCTTACGCAGGAGCCCGATGAGTACGGGTATTGCGGCGGTAGGTTCCCCGTGGAGCAATGCGGCGCCGTGGACAACACACGAATGCTGTTGGCCGACGGTCGCGTGCAGTACTGCGTCTGGCAGACCAGCTCCATGTATAACTGGCGAGACTCCGGAATCGTCGAACCCAAGGATCACCCGCGCGGCAAGGCTGTCCGCGATATGATCAAGCATGGTATTGTTCCGCACGAATGCGCCGGTGCCGGCTGCTCCTGGGTGGGCCTCATGCCTTCCACCGAAGGCGGCAAGGGCGAGATGGAAGACGCCTCCAACGGCAAGGCCGGTGGGTGGTCAGGTTCCAAAGTCTAA
- a CDS encoding class I SAM-dependent methyltransferase has product MNKAEIYYDAFNSDVESYSKEYIDTIENALLYAKGIDGVYYKHTREMSGYTIYDNTSNNTECLPLPPDSLRQLYGILDDGTYDDHQYLESGRLDYNSLLKIISQDNFELSSGTRILEFGCSSGRIIRWFKDHTATCELWGCDVDAESISWAQQNLKPFFNFFLSTTAYHLPFTDGYFDLIYAGSVFTHIGDLADAWLLELRRLLSPHGRLYITIFDEASIESINRRWPNHPYKHFLDEQNAKHGNVLANENVFKFVFGASPKYEHVVYFRKPFIEHLEKMFRICSITNEAYGYQSAYLLTHR; this is encoded by the coding sequence ATGAACAAGGCTGAAATATATTACGACGCATTCAATAGTGACGTGGAGAGCTATTCCAAGGAGTATATTGACACCATCGAAAATGCGTTACTCTATGCCAAGGGCATAGATGGCGTATATTATAAACACACGCGGGAGATGTCTGGTTATACAATTTACGACAATACTAGCAACAATACAGAATGCCTGCCACTGCCTCCAGACTCTTTACGACAATTATATGGTATTCTTGATGATGGCACCTATGATGACCACCAATACCTGGAGAGTGGCAGGTTAGACTACAATTCACTTCTGAAAATTATCTCTCAGGATAATTTTGAACTGAGTTCTGGCACTCGTATCCTTGAGTTTGGGTGCAGTTCTGGAAGAATCATTCGGTGGTTCAAAGACCATACCGCTACTTGCGAGCTCTGGGGATGCGACGTAGATGCTGAGTCCATATCCTGGGCACAACAAAACTTGAAACCATTCTTTAACTTCTTTTTATCAACTACCGCTTATCACTTACCGTTTACTGACGGATATTTCGATCTTATCTATGCTGGATCAGTTTTCACCCATATAGGGGACCTAGCCGACGCATGGTTGTTGGAACTGCGGAGATTGTTGTCACCACATGGTAGATTATATATTACCATTTTTGATGAGGCCTCTATTGAAAGTATCAACAGGCGCTGGCCAAACCATCCGTACAAACATTTTCTTGATGAACAAAACGCAAAACATGGCAATGTTCTTGCCAACGAAAATGTATTTAAATTTGTATTTGGTGCTTCCCCAAAATACGAACATGTCGTATATTTCCGCAAACCTTTCATTGAGCACCTTGAAAAAATGTTTCGTATTTGTTCTATTACAAATGAAGCATATGGTTATCAAAGCGCATACCTTTTGACGCATCGATAA
- a CDS encoding IS481 family transposase, producing the protein MTTKRKVARRKMSLLELATELGNVSKACKIMGYSRQQFYEIRRNYQTFGAEGLLDRLPGPRGPHPNRVDEAVEQAILDYCLAHPTHGPLRVAQQLVLQGVQVSSGGVRGVWSRHGLLTRHERLLRLEKSVREQRLELSDEQIRVLERFSPEFRDRHIETRHTGDLVAVDTFFVGTLKGVGRVYLQSVIDCHSRYAWGRLYTTKLPVTAVHVLNEDVLPFFEEHIARISTILSDNGREFCGRPDKHPYELFLQLEGIEHRTTQVRRPQSNGFVERLHRTLLDEHFRIKGREKWYESVEEMQEDLDSYLNHYNRERTHQGRGMDGRVPYQAFLDGIVIDEAEVEKEEAA; encoded by the coding sequence ATGACCACGAAACGCAAAGTAGCACGAAGGAAGATGAGTCTGCTAGAGCTGGCCACTGAATTGGGCAACGTCAGCAAAGCGTGCAAAATCATGGGCTATTCCAGGCAGCAGTTCTACGAGATCCGGCGCAACTACCAGACCTTCGGCGCCGAAGGTCTATTGGACCGCCTGCCCGGGCCGCGAGGCCCGCACCCCAACCGCGTCGACGAGGCTGTCGAGCAGGCCATCCTCGACTACTGCTTGGCTCACCCCACGCACGGGCCGCTCCGCGTCGCCCAACAGCTTGTCCTGCAAGGCGTCCAGGTCAGCTCCGGCGGTGTCCGCGGCGTCTGGAGCCGGCACGGCTTGCTCACACGCCACGAGCGGTTGCTGCGGCTGGAGAAGAGCGTGCGAGAGCAGCGTTTGGAGCTCTCGGACGAACAAATCCGCGTCCTGGAGCGCTTCAGTCCCGAGTTTCGCGACCGGCACATCGAGACGCGTCACACCGGCGACCTCGTGGCCGTGGACACCTTCTTCGTGGGCACGCTCAAGGGCGTTGGACGCGTGTATTTGCAGTCGGTTATCGACTGCCACAGCCGCTATGCCTGGGGCCGACTCTACACCACCAAGTTGCCGGTTACCGCGGTTCACGTGCTCAATGAGGACGTGCTGCCGTTCTTCGAGGAGCACATCGCGCGCATTTCGACGATTCTCTCGGACAACGGTCGCGAGTTCTGCGGTCGCCCGGACAAGCATCCGTACGAATTGTTCTTGCAATTAGAAGGGATTGAGCACCGGACAACGCAGGTTCGCCGGCCGCAGAGCAACGGCTTTGTGGAGCGGTTGCATCGGACATTGCTCGACGAGCATTTCCGCATCAAGGGCCGCGAGAAGTGGTACGAATCGGTGGAGGAAATGCAAGAGGATCTGGACAGTTACCTGAACCACTACAACCGGGAACGCACCCATCAGGGCCGCGGCATGGACGGCCGAGTGCCCTACCAAGCGTTCCTGGACGGCATCGTAATCGACGAAGCAGAGGTAGAAAAAGAAGAAGCAGCGTAG
- a CDS encoding Crp/Fnr family transcriptional regulator produces MKKISWGSRGRREVSSRQFEIYEKHLKKIGKEVVIPKGTRLPSENIYYLIEGVSALTYLTPSGEESSYIFFKQGMLLNFLPILIHTTGLEIDITRRRFSKINHTIYTKTRCRFICIPGEVFLDYLEKNPALYMILVRSLTENMVNLLALSTEIVSKSASARVCQVILDFMSDDEEPVIPRFLTYTEIAFYLSMHEITVAKIFKALRRDNIIKKSGRSSVVVDVDTLTQIADGAIDLHYKN; encoded by the coding sequence GTGAAAAAAATATCGTGGGGGAGCAGGGGGCGTCGCGAAGTGTCCAGCAGGCAATTCGAAATATACGAAAAGCATCTGAAAAAAATTGGAAAAGAGGTGGTGATTCCAAAGGGGACGAGGCTTCCTTCGGAGAATATTTATTATTTGATCGAGGGGGTGTCGGCGCTGACATATTTAACGCCTTCAGGGGAGGAGAGTTCGTATATATTCTTCAAGCAGGGAATGCTTTTAAATTTCCTCCCTATATTGATTCATACAACAGGATTGGAGATAGACATCACACGGAGGCGGTTCTCTAAGATAAACCATACAATATACACCAAGACACGATGCAGATTTATTTGTATTCCGGGTGAAGTGTTTCTGGACTATCTCGAGAAGAACCCTGCATTGTATATGATTCTTGTGCGGTCCCTCACAGAAAATATGGTCAACTTGCTTGCTTTATCGACCGAGATTGTTTCGAAGTCGGCATCGGCGCGTGTGTGTCAGGTTATTCTGGACTTTATGTCTGACGATGAGGAGCCTGTGATTCCACGGTTTCTCACATATACAGAAATAGCGTTCTATCTATCAATGCATGAAATAACTGTTGCGAAGATATTCAAAGCACTCCGCAGAGACAATATTATCAAGAAATCAGGCCGATCATCTGTCGTCGTAGACGTGGATACATTGACTCAAATTGCAGACGGCGCAATAGATCTGCACTATAAGAATTAG
- a CDS encoding SLC13 family permease gives MKVFGRWEFNSIGLLNTLVGISIMLFGRFAPPPSIVVPASEKLLNLGLPQVDGGVLLSITPMGMAMISLFVGVVYLWTAVDTLWPSFLGVLLLGMSGYMSMPQVLGKFMGNPMVVMIFFLFIFAAVLIKSNLSAYLAHWFMTRKIVQGKPWAFTGTILLATYCVAFFEQTSACFLMWPALYIIFDHAGFKKGDKYVSVMIVYTMVMALLCFATDPVKGGAFYLLSNMDNLAASSSDIAIVPINYAKYLFFGVCVSLVCIAAMLFAMRFIFRIDVSPIKNINMAEIEKDELPPMSIQQKIIILLFVFYAAWLLLPGIIGRDNIIGDFLAKNALGGTLLVTFILSFVHIGKKPIADIVETNSAYPWRTLFLIATAFLLGGSMTGQGTNVTLFMEYLLRDYLSGLNGVMLTVAVIVIGILVTNFFNSVVAGLVLTPVLLAICQAFQLDASPVIVCFFYIVLVAAATPAASPFAAILYDNTQWVAKKDVAFHAALASAIVVCVLIVAGIPLARFLF, from the coding sequence ATGAAAGTATTTGGCAGGTGGGAATTTAATAGCATAGGGCTGCTCAACACCCTTGTTGGCATCAGTATCATGCTGTTCGGGCGCTTCGCGCCACCGCCGTCGATAGTGGTGCCGGCATCGGAAAAACTGCTCAACCTTGGCTTGCCCCAGGTCGATGGCGGCGTCCTGCTGTCCATCACGCCCATGGGCATGGCCATGATCTCGCTGTTCGTCGGGGTCGTTTACCTCTGGACCGCGGTAGACACCCTGTGGCCCAGCTTCTTGGGCGTCTTGCTGCTGGGGATGAGCGGCTATATGTCCATGCCCCAGGTCTTGGGAAAGTTCATGGGCAACCCCATGGTTGTCATGATCTTTTTCCTGTTCATCTTCGCCGCTGTTCTGATCAAGAGCAACCTGTCCGCGTACCTGGCGCACTGGTTCATGACGCGCAAGATAGTGCAAGGCAAGCCCTGGGCGTTTACCGGAACCATACTGCTTGCAACGTATTGCGTCGCCTTCTTTGAGCAGACATCGGCCTGCTTCCTGATGTGGCCCGCGCTGTACATCATCTTCGACCATGCGGGCTTCAAGAAGGGGGACAAGTACGTCAGCGTGATGATCGTCTATACAATGGTCATGGCGCTGCTGTGCTTTGCCACTGACCCTGTAAAAGGCGGTGCATTTTACTTGTTGTCCAACATGGACAACCTGGCCGCCTCGTCGTCGGACATCGCCATTGTACCGATCAACTACGCCAAGTACCTCTTCTTTGGCGTGTGCGTCTCATTGGTATGTATTGCGGCCATGCTCTTTGCCATGCGCTTCATATTCAGGATCGATGTTTCTCCCATCAAGAACATCAATATGGCGGAGATTGAAAAAGACGAACTGCCGCCCATGTCGATTCAACAAAAGATCATCATTCTTTTGTTCGTGTTCTATGCAGCCTGGCTGCTGCTCCCCGGCATAATAGGCCGCGACAATATCATAGGTGACTTCCTGGCAAAGAATGCGCTGGGCGGCACCCTGCTCGTCACCTTTATCCTGTCGTTCGTTCACATTGGCAAGAAGCCGATCGCGGACATTGTGGAGACAAACTCGGCGTATCCATGGCGGACACTCTTCCTCATCGCCACGGCGTTCCTTCTGGGCGGCTCCATGACGGGCCAGGGAACCAACGTCACGCTATTCATGGAATACCTGCTCCGCGACTATCTGTCCGGCCTGAATGGCGTAATGCTCACCGTTGCGGTGATCGTCATTGGCATTCTGGTTACCAACTTCTTCAACTCCGTTGTGGCTGGCCTTGTGCTCACTCCGGTTCTGTTGGCCATCTGCCAGGCCTTCCAGCTGGACGCCTCACCGGTCATCGTCTGCTTTTTCTACATTGTACTGGTCGCTGCAGCCACACCAGCCGCATCGCCATTTGCCGCTATTCTCTATGACAACACGCAATGGGTGGCCAAAAAGGATGTCGCATTCCATGCCGCTTTGGCTTCCGCCATTGTCGTATGTGTTCTCATTGTAGCAGGAATCCCATTAGCTCGATTCCTGTTCTGA